Proteins co-encoded in one Plasmodium berghei ANKA genome assembly, chromosome: 11 genomic window:
- a CDS encoding exonuclease, putative: MPKFVSLFNCRHYLQVNAQKYNTLSMVFLDKLSGSIQKENKFKEGSIKCYFDMTRNCNYLKKNDCINLFKLKRHCYYSTDNKIYVRGNFSEIISSLCKNKDIEGIAANIIFYIIRLMEIKNIRTTNEYKENIKELFINLVKTYHKICKCNNGNIEYIFSIFNQNVIKSVSPNLKNTKKKNIQELVLNSLCFFFKNNEIYKNNLDINLICDIVSYTNFLTILNNINYEKEKIKNKLNVKNVDYLVAQYLSNKIYITTSIEFISIFLSSMDNPSIYSPIKENSSFNCVDILNHILKNESKNSLFLFFDTLEHNHLKLEAFRYLLSMDQHTGFFSNYWGYLAMKEYFLSNISTNLDEINKIESRNQWLIKKSDIKNSLSNDIFHKYNKDNSSNINNDHYTLPDEIKNICFIKNIIEFEKMTIEIQEYQTNHWINNIYMDDDIYNIDYNNNLTEIDNINRNLRMKKKSFYVGIDVEWNRKQKASVISFSTYKKVYVVDLFNIDYNYKLLVYKFFKWILENPFIYKLFFNFLCDIYIMSMYFKNISNLNAFINVIDLKKPLTVEKCNNEDIYNCNNIINTELMNRNILENNDTELFKKLANSSTYNFKKEIENKFNEPENIITALPKKINKHYFKSLNDLCFQFLRKKLSKKLQLSNWNKRPLSKEQIEYAGLDAYVLIPIEEKLIDEKYISACNTNSHILVGSFIQKYNSKNCSWDW, encoded by the exons ATGCCTAAATTCGTTTCCTTATTTAACTGCCGTCATTATTTACAGGTTAACGCTCAGAAATACAACACCTTATCAATGGTCTTCTTAGATAAGCTAAGTGGTAGCAtacaaaaagaaaacaaattCAAAGAAGGAAGTATTAAGTGTTACTTTGATATGACTAGAAACTGTAATTaccttaaaaaaaatgactGTATCAATTTATTCAAACTAAAAAGACATTGTTATTACTCAactgataataaaatttatgtaaGAGGAAACTTTTCTGAAATAATAAGTTCActatgtaaaaataaagatattgAAGGTATAGCGGCaaacataatattttatattataagattaatggaaattaaaaatataagaacAACAAACGAATATAAGGAAAACATTaaagaattatttataaaccTAGTTAAAACatatcataaaatttgtaaatGCAATAATGGGAAtatagaatatattttttctatttttaaccaaaatgttataaaatCTGTTAGTCctaatttaaaaaacaccaaaaaaaaaaacattcaAGAATTAGTACTAAATagtttatgttttttttttaaaaataatgaaatatataaaaataatttggacataaatttaatatgcGATATTGTAAGTTATACAAATTTTCTTAccatattaaataatataaattatgaaaaagaaaaaataaaaaataaattaaatgtgAAAAATGTAGATTATTTAGTTGCACAATATTTatctaataaaatatacattacTACTTCCATTGAATTTATCTCCATATTTTTGTCTTCTATGGACAATCCTAGTATTTATAGCccaataaaagaaaattcgTCATTTAATTGTGTAGATATATTGAATCATATACTAAAAAATGAGTCTAAAaattctctttttttatttttcgaTACTTTGGAGCATAACCATTTAAAATTGGAAGCTTTTCGTTATCTTTTGTCCATGGATCAGCACACAG gttttttttccaattaTTGGGGGTACCTAGCCATGAAAGAATATTTTCTCAGTAATATTTCTACAAATTTAGAtgaaataaacaaaatagaATCGAGAAATCAATGGCTTATAAAGAAAagtgatataaaaaatagtcTGAGCAACgatatatttcataaatataataaagacAATTCCagtaatataaacaatgaTCATTACACACTCCCAgacgaaataaaaaatatatgttttataaaaaatattattgaatttgaaaaaatgacAATAGAAATACAAGAATATCAAACAAATCATTGGATAAATAACATTTACATGGAcgatgatatatataatattgattataataataatttaacaGAAATAGACAATATAAATCGTAATTTAaggatgaaaaaaaaatctttTTATGTTGGTATCGATGTAGAATGGAatagaaaacaaaaagctagtgttatatctttttcaacatataaaaaagtatatgtagttgatttatttaatatagattataactataaattattagtgtataaattttttaaatggaTATTAGAAAAtccatttatatataaattgttctttaattttttatgtgatatatatataatgtcaatgtatttcaaaaatatatcgaatttaaatgcatttataaatgtaaTAGATCTTAAAAAACCCTTGACCGTTGAAAAGTGTAATAATGAGGATATATAcaattgtaataatattattaatactGAGTTAATGAATAGGAATATtcttgaaaataatgatacagaattatttaaaaaattagcaAATAGTAGcacatataattttaagaaagaaatagaaaataaatttaacgaaccagaaaatataataacagcattaccaaaaaaaattaataaacattattttaaaagtttaaatgatttatgttttcaatttttaagaaaaaaattaagcaaaaaattacaattaTCCAATTGGAATAAAAGACCATTATCAAAAGAGCAGATTGAATATGCAGGTCTTGATGCTTATGTCCTTATACCTAtagaagaaaaattaatagacgaaaaatatatttctgcATGTAATACAAATAGTCATATTTTGGTGGGTTCTTTCATTCAAAAGTATAATTCAAAGAATTGCTCCTGGGATTGGTAA